The Megalobrama amblycephala isolate DHTTF-2021 linkage group LG10, ASM1881202v1, whole genome shotgun sequence DNA segment ttatatcacaactaaaaatatgtttgaaccctctttaagtcaatgttgtttttggtcaatttgcacactgtacatgagttgaaactcttaattttgagcttccaaagtgcaccagattgatgcatttaaccttaaaatgtacaaaattttcttacgggggtgcatgcccccggacccccctagaggaggtattggacaaaagttctaatttcatacagtataaacagctcgtgcaaaaaaatttaaataataaatgttgcaaatattatttatgttatctcacattatattttgtaatgtgatttttcaaaatagtataatagtttataacaataacaataacaaacaaccCTAACAATTGCCTTATCTATATCAATAGACATGTGAGATTAAAGCATTAAAGCCCCCCACCAATCCGACCGGCCCACCTGGAATATCATTTGGCCCACCTTTCATCTCATATCTGGAGCCGGGCCTGCCGCGAAcgcgtttcgtacctgctcgttatgtgcgcgtcagaactgtttactcccgctaacgttcccacaggcgctgcattttgcaaagtcacaagggggcgctgttgcgtGTTCTACAGGCTCGCGCAACAgagcttcagactgcttcaaagtgattctcaatcaatgaaaagcgcggatttatgccaagcgattgctaatgaactcaagttgatgaattattacaatgtctacttcatggcctttatataaaatgttttagagacgattgtaagaatctgaaggatcagcctgcaatagtacagacatttcaaaataagagtcctggtgtatttcgggcttgtttataattaaaagtcacacgctaagttttttctttttcttttgggcattattggtattttggttacacaataaattgtatttaatttgatttccatttaattcatagtaaattgcagtttcccccacaggaagaaaagactaagaacattatttgacacatttattattcattttataaattttacttgtaaaatctgtgtcccattcactgagagagacactatatgacagcaaggagaacataggaaaaggtgaaccatttaaatgctgtaattttgcataatttacaatgcataataatgcataatattagtatgtaatttaatgtaatatgctatgtaattaaaattaatttcaataaataaaaatactgttaaacatcacacattatttgtttgtcacatgtagtagaccgtTTTTGCGTTttgtaataggaggatttttcacccggctaccacagcaagtatatttcaaacctgtgggaagcactgaataTGAGCATATGAAATTAAACTATATTTGTATTACTAATATtatcatatattatataatctTGCACTAATCACTTGCCAGTAGTGGTTTACATGCACTCCCTACATGATCTACACATTTCTGATGCATTCAGTAACTTCACCTGAGCATGTTATgtaacaatggaaaaaaaaaaaaaaaatgaaagagaatTGGAGTAAATCAGAATAGAATGATGTAGATCAGATGTTAGATTGGATGCATTTGGATTTAGAACCACATGAAATTGACCAAGATCTGATTGTTTTTTTGAGTTCTCACCTTTACACTCATTGTCTGATTGGATGGCGGGACAGTCGACGGACACGCCCTCTAGTAGCTCAGCCAGTCGCAAGATATCCACAGGGTCGTCCACAGAAACCTCCCCGGGCTCCTTCACCATCTCCTGCAAATCTGCATTCAGATTTCAGATTTCATCACAAGCTGTCTATCTATGTTAAACTGTGCTTGACCTAAAAGATTTAGAAACTCTTTCACTGTCAGTGCGAACGTGACATTTTAAGAGAACGAAAACAATGACTTGCATGCCAAGCTGGTTGAGCAAATAGACTAAATAACTTCACAACAACTTCAACAACATGTCTTTCCAGCATTACATATGCAAGGAATCCCAGCAATGCCCATCCGTCAGCAGACCATGTCAAATTGATGAGAGTGGCAATTTATACTCTTGCAAAACAACCACAAAGTAGGGATGTGCCCAAAGCCGAAATCCAAATTGTAGAATGTGTGGTCAGTACCGCCACTCCCTATGCACAAAGTACGAGTAAAAAGCGAGTGCGCATTCAAAAGCGCTTCCATATTGATAGCAACTCCCTGATACCCacaaattatatacaatatatgatCTTTTTGTttacagaaattaaataaaggaTTAAAAGGGATTTAAGGGAATAAAGAAGAAATAAGAATAGTAAAAGATGTTCCAGGTCTAATTGTGAAGTAATCCATTTAAACtctttgcaaataatatttaaacacatgcacacatacactcTGGTTTGTATGTCGAAtatgtcaaaaatgtaaaaaatgtttcttgtctCGTTACATTCAGTTATGAATGATGtcatttaaatgataatgatTTTGGCCAATTGCAATTATTGGGGGGGGGACTTGTTCCCCTCGATGCCTACGGTGGTTACGGCCCTGCATTTAGGGGCTCTGTAGAATGCATTATTTCCTTTCCAAATTTAGTATTCGACTTTGGGCACATCGCTACCACAAAGTACTCAAACTGTATGCAAACTGAAATCAAATGTTGACTCTAAAGTTGGCAGATGAGTATAgagaaatgttgattaatatACTCTCACCTTCCTCCTGCCACTTGTCTTCATCAGTCCGAGCTTTGCAGCTTGTGTCGATCCCAGAGGTGTGTAAGAAGCCATGACTGATGGCAGAGATGAAGGACTTTTCCTTCTCCTCCATGGAAACCATCTCTACGGAGACGCTGTGTTGCCTGGTGTCCGCCTCAATGCCAGAGCTGCTGGTGGAGTGTCGAGACAGACGGGGACTGCCCTCGCTGCAGGGGTGATCCAGGTCGAGCTCATCACTGATGTACGATTCACGATACCTCGTCTTCTCTGCATCCAGagagggagggggggggggggggggggggattgtgtttttaaaacaagaagtatttaatcaaaaacagaCTGACAGGGTAAAATAGTTCTGACTAATAAGGGTGATTCTCACTAACCAGTCAAGAACATATCTAGGTCTTATTTCAACAgaattaaaaagaaataatattataataatataaaaataaaataatattataaaaaataaatattttttcagttcaattcatgaatttcattttacatcttgcaatcaggacgtttttctcagaattgtgagatataaactcacaactcacaattgtaagaaaaaaagtcgcaattagcttttttattttttatttagttgcggaaacaagcttccatagtataGTGCTCATCACAATACAAATCACTTCAAAGCAGATGTTTGATACAAATATTACAATCAAGAAGCCAGTGGTGACTGACAAGGAAAAAGAATATTAAAGAATAAACCGTATTTTGCATTAAAGAAAattaagccttttttttttcttcctataACTATTTTCCAAGTCtattatacggaagaggattagggccaagcaataataaaaaaaaataaaaccatctcgagattaaagttgttaaatttcgagaaaaaagtctaaataaaatgttgagaataaactcagtaaattacgagaaaaaaatcgttaaatttcgagaaaaaagtcgagataaaatgttgagaataaacttgttaaattatgagaaaaaactcattaaattacgagaacaaattggttaaattatgagaaaaatgtcattaaatttcgagaaaaaagtctagataaattgttgagaataatctcattaaattatgagaaaaagtcgttaaattacgagaacaaattcgttaaattacgaatttgttctcataatttaacgacttttttctcataatttaatgagtttattctcataatttaatacgtttattttcataatttaatgagtttattctcaacattttatcttgacttttttctcgaaatttaacgagatttttctcgtaatttaatgactttattctcaacattttatcttgacttttttctcgaaatttaacgagttttttctcgtaatttaattactttattcacaacattttatctcgacatttttcttgaaatttaacaagttttttctcgtaatttaatgactttattctcaacattttatctcgacttttttctcgaaatttaacgagttttttctcgtaatttaacgagtttattctcaacattttatctcgacctttttctcgaaatgtaatgttttttctcgtaatttaacgagtttattctcaacattttatctcgacatttttctcgaaatttaacgagttttttctcgtaatttaacgagtttattctcaacattttatctcgacttttttctcgaaatttaacgagttttttctcgaaatttaacaactttaatctcaagatggttttatttttttattattgcttggccctaatcctcttccgtactatTAAGATTTTTTGGTACTATAACATTATTTTACTGACAATTTTCCTCCAATACTTATTACTGTAATGAGAAAAGGAAAataaagacattattaaaattgtgaagtacttatattttatgatAGTATTGTTACTTTAttgcaccaaaaataaatacatcaaattaatgtattatagagaatgtatgtatgtattgtatgtatgtatctaaTCTGTATGTATTAatctatataaaaaatactgtcACAAGGCAAAAACTCCTTATGATCCTAAACATGCttcattatttatgtacaaaatataatttccctTTTTCCCCTTTTGATTTTGGTCTGAAATGTGACCTTGACATGTTTTTGTGAGAATAATCTTGGACATCATGAAACTAATGGGGTATAATAGAAACAACTCCAATgagaatacaaaaatacaaaaaaagaaaaaaatcatactatAAAGGCCTgctcacaccaagaatgataactataaagataactataacggTAACTATATTGCAATTTTGTcgtctgctgctttaaatgcttgagctctttaaagcaggatggattctgattctgattttaTCGTTAATCAGCTGGAAAAACgttttctgaaagtgattccaatgattTTGTTTCTCTGTGTCTTTAACGTTGTAGTTGTGGTGtgaactctgctattcttttatatttagaatgatttttagagccatctttatcgttatccttggtgtgaacgggccttaataGTGAGAAGAATATTGTGTGGACACACACCCTCGGTCTCCTCTAGTTGGCGCAGGTGTTTGAGCGCAGGTTGCAAGCTGAGATACAATCTGTGACAGGAACTCAGATGGAGTAGAAGATGTCGAGAACGAAAAGCCGAACCAGTGTAGTACACCAGCTTCCTCGCTGAGGGCAAACCATCCGGCTGGATCTCAAACTTCTTCCCCTGTGCAGAGAGCAGAAGAGAGAACTCTTTATATGTAAAGTAACTGTCATAGCAGATGTTCAAGCACCACAATCCAAATCACATAATGGAGTTCAGATAAATCAACCCAAAAACCTTGGAATGAGGGAGACACAGTGAGATCTGGTGTGACATAATAATGTAACAAGAAGTAACATTAAATGTTACCAGAAAGGTGAGTCGTCCCACGTGAAACCAGGGGAAGTCATACAACAGATCACGCACATTGTTCACCTcctgcaaaataaaacaaaaacatgaaatggctcagaaTCTgatttctatggaagcttgtttccatcatgaaataaaaaataaaaaggtaattgttttttctcaaaattgcaagtttatatctcatttctgactttataactcgcaattgtgtcttataaagtcagaattgcaagataaaaatacaattctcagaaaagtcagaattgcaagtttatatctcgcaattctggctttataagatgcaattgcgagtttatatcatgcaattctgactttataacttgaaattgttagtatatatataatgcaattctgagagaaaaaagtcagaattgcatgttacaaactcagaattgtgtgataaaaacaagcaattgcaagaaaaaagtcagaattgactatatcttgcaattctgagtttataactcgcaagtctgactttgtaactcgcaattctgactttataacttgaaatttttagtttatataatgcaattctgagaaaaaaaagtcagaattgcatgttacaaactcagaattgtgtgataaaaacaagcaattgcaagaaaaaagtcagaattgactatatcttgcaattctgattttatatctcacaattctgactttaactcgcaattctgactttataactcgcaattctgactataactcgcaattctgactttgtaactcgcaattctgactttgtaactcgcaattctgactttataactctctattctgattttataactcgcaattctgactttgtaactcgcaattctgactttgtaactcgcaattctgactttataactcgcaattctgactgtaactcgcaattctgactttgtaactcgcaattctgactgtaactcgcaattctgactaactcgcaattctgactgtaactcgcaattctgactaactcgcaattctgactttataactcgcaattctgactataactcgcaattctgactttataactcgcaattctgactttgtaactcgcaattctgactttataactcgcaattctgactataactcgcaattctgactttataactcgcaattctgactatgactttgtaactcgcaattctgactttataactcgcaattctgactataacttgcaattctgactttgtaactcgcaattctggctttgtaactcgcaattctgactttataactcgcaattctgattttatatctcacaattctgactttgtaactcgcaattctgactttataactcgcaattctgactttataactcgcaattctgactgtaactcgcaattctgactataactcgcaattctgactttataactcgcaattctgactataactcgcaattctgactatgtaactcgcaattctgactttataactcgcaattctgactttgtaactcgcaagtctgactttgtaactcgcaattctgactttataacttgaaatttttagtttatataatgcaattctgagaaaaaaaagtcagaattgcatgttacaaactcagaattgtgtgataaaaacaagcaattgcaagaaaaaagtcagaattgactatatcttgcaattctgattttatatctcacaattctgactttaactcgcaattctgactttataacttgcaattctgactttataactcgcaattctgactataactcgcaattctgactttgtaactcgcaattctgactttgtaactcgcaattctgactttataactctctattctgattttataactcgcaattctgactttgtaactcgcaattctgactttgtaactcgcaattctgactttataactcgcaattctgactttataactcgcaattctgactgtaactcgcaattctgactttgtaactcgcaattctgactgtaactcgcaattctgactaactcgcaattctgactgtaactcgcaattctgactaactcgcaattctgactttataactcgcaattctgactataactcgcaattctgactttataactcgcaattctgactttgtaactcgcaattctgactttataactcgcaattctgactataactcgcaattctgactttataactcgcaattctgactatgactttgtaactcgcaattctgactttataactcgcaattctgactataacttgcaattctgactttgtaactcgcaattctggctttgtaactcgcaattctgactttgtaactcgcaattctggctttgtaactcgcaattctgactttataactcgcaattctgactttataactcgcaattctgattttatatctcacaattctgactttgtaactcgcaattctgactttataactcgcaattctgactttataactcgcaattctgactgtaactcgcaattctgactataactcgcaattctgactttataactcgcaattctgactataactcgcaattctgactatgtaactcgcaattctgactttataactcgcaattctgactatgtaactcgcaattctgactttataactcgcaattctgactgtaattcgcaattctgactaactcgcaattctgactttataactcgcaattctgactataactcgcaattctaactttataactcgcaattctgactttgtaactcgcaattctgactttataactcgcaattctgactataactcgcaattctgactttataactcgcaattctgactatgactttgtaactcgcaattctgactttgtaactcgcaattctaactttgtaactcgcaattctggctttgtaactcgcaattctgactttataactcgcaattctgattttatatctcacaattctgactttgtaactcgcaattctgactttataactcgcaattctgactgtaactcgcaattctgactataactcgcaattctgactttataactcgcaattctgactataactcgcaattctgactatgtaactcgcaattctgactttataactcgcaattctgactttgtaactcgcaattctgtctttataactcgcaattctgactaactagcaattgcaagtttaaatctcagaaaaaagtcagaattttgagataaaaagtcgcaattaccttttttacttttttatttagtgcTTCAAGCTTCCATAGATTTCACTGGTTCAGGTTTCTTTATGAGTTCAATACTGATTCTTATAGTACTTTAGTGCTCAGtaaaaacactgatttataTCTTAAGTACACATATCATTTTTAGAGAATTTTATCATTTGTAATTCTATTTGAAATCATTTTCAGACCAttgcaaccaaaaaaaaaaattggtccCAGTATGGAACATTCTGACCAACAATCAGATCTCCCAACTCTCCTtactaataatatttatatattcaccTCTCGAAATGTGTtagatcatatgtaatataggcttattttcagtgtgagaaagatGTAAAATATAAATCCTGTTTTTTTATCAAAGCAGAAGGGGTGCCCATTTAAGGTTGGGGTCAGGGCCTCAACACACTGGGTCTTTGATCTCTTAGACACAGGGCCCTTAGTTTAATCCAGCCCCAGACGCTTTAGCAGGCAGATCAGAGGACTCAGGGGAAAGGCATGCACTCCAAATCCCTGTTTATGGACTGAACCGTCTAATATATGCATTCCAGTCAGGCCTATCTGGAGAGCTCTATCATTGTGATTGGCACCAGCTCAATGAGAAAACACAGGACTGCAATGAATCACAGAATGATGCACATGTAGGGAATTCACATGTTTTGCAGCAAAAAGCAGCCAGAGGTCCATCATTTTCAACAATTTCAGGTGATGTATAACAAACACTGCTACTATGTTGGTATGGCTGCCGTTTATGTACAGGCTGTCCCCCTGTTTTTAAGACTGATTCTTTGTCAAATAAGAATGACATCttatttttactgttaaaacATCTCAATTGTGGTCAGAAAGCCAGATACAGAGGCAGCTACATCCAAAAATACAGCCACTAAATGAGCTCCAATGAGAAAATCACGTTAGCGCTGCATAAGAAACACCCATTAATGCCTcatgcatttacaaaaacaCACCTGATACACTTGCATTCCTCGAAGAGTCAGTCCAAGGAGTGCTGAACCTTTCTCTTCTTTCTTGTCCTTCAAGAAAGAAACATAACACACATCAACACACTGTCTAATAaatgaatatgtaaaatattgcacatattataaaatatgaatcattttaattaaatagtaaaaactattaattttaaaaattaaacaaaatgattCAAATCTATCTATAAATGATATattccaatatatatatatatttattgtatactattgttaaaagtttggggtcagtaagaatttgttttgatttacatttttaaaaaatgtctcttatgctcaccaaggctaaattacagcaaaaaaacagtgaaatattttcaaaaataaaaaaactttttctatatatctattttcaaatgtaattaattcctgtgatggcaaagctgaattttcagcagtcttcaatgtcacatgatctttcagagaTCATTCTAAAATGTTGATTGTGCTCGAGAAATatgtcttattattatcaatgttgaaaacagttgtgttgcttaatattttggtgTAAACCGTGATAAAAGTAAgaaatcttttgaatggtagtgtatactgtattttcacattttataatgtataatttatgcacctttaaatgcaaattaaacATTGGAAATGCAAAACCAGTGACTGTTGTCAAACAATTTCCAAACACTCCCCTTGGTTTTACATTGCTTGGATAAACAGGTAGTCCTGCCCCAAACTGACAAAACTTGTTGAGATTATGTTGCAATATCACTCAAACAAGCACACTGCAATTCCTTTGGATTCCTAGTAGTGCAGAAATGACTTCACTTTTAACTTCCACTTTGATGAAGATATTTTTCAAATCCTCCCTACATACCACAGCTGAGAATGTCTTGACCTATAGAAAGACATTCTGATAACCATGCATGACCTCTGACCTTCTGGAGGCGATAAAAGGTGACTGGGACATCCTCCAGACGGCAGGATTCTCTGATGAAGAGCAGGATAGCGTCACGAGAGGACATCCCCCACAGCTCTTTATGAACCTTGGGCCCGTGACACAGCAGGTAGTCAATGCCACGCTTCGCAATTATCTACAAGAGAGCAGACACGGGTCATGCATGATTATGAAACGAGCGTGGGCTCTCACCATGCTTTATTAGTTTTacaaaaactttaattaaacCCCTGCTGTAAGAAAAAGCAACATGAATTTGCTGGTTTGGTGCTTGTCCTAAAATGCTTGTCTTTCAGCATGGTCTTTCAGGTGAAGCTGGTTGTCCAAGAATCTCTTGCTAGATAAGAAGTTCTTCAGTTCTTcaacttcagaattaaaatttcctgataatgtactcacccccacgtcatccaagatgttcatgtctttctttcttcagtccaaaaaaattaaggtttttgatcaaaacttttctccatatagtggacttcagtggggtacaCCGGGTGgaaggtcaaaattgcagtttcagtgcagcttcaaagggctatacatgatcccagacaaggaataaaggtcttatctagtgaaacgatctgtcattttctaaaaaaaaataaaaatgtatatactttttaaccacaaatgctcatctagCACTGCTCTGGCGGAAGGCGGAAGTACCGTGGTAGGgccgaaaaactccatctcattttctcctccaacttcaaaatcgtccgatatcattgttttacctttttttttgtaaagggcgtttggcTTAATTTTTGCAGGTTCTATTTGAAGACACTAAATCTGTACTTtcacctacgtcacgcgtgacctttgtAACGTGATTACGTCATGGCTGACCGTCCACAGAGCAAGATGATTATTTTTGgttaaaagtatatacattttttcttttttgaaaaagacagattgtttcactagataagacccttattcttcatcttggatcgtgtagagccctttgaagctgcattgaaactgaaacttggaccttcaaccctgtgaaccccactgaagtccactatatggagaaaaatcctggaatgttttcatcaaaaaccttaatttttttttcgactgaagaaagaaagacatgaacatcttggatgacatgggggagagtaaattatcagaaaagtgaagtgaactaatcctaagCACCGCCTGCTTGAATGCAAATGTATGTGATTGTAATTTATAAAATTCACTCTAATGAAGATTTACCCAGGGTGGAAAGTATTCTTTGGGCTGGAAATACATAGCGTGTCCGTGACTGTGGCCCTCTGAGAGGTGGTCAGAGTGATCGGCCTGTAGGGCGTATCCTGCTAGCTGGAAATACACTTCCTCCTGCTGTCTGCATTCTGAGCGAAGGACACGTTCCCGCAGGTCAAAGTAGTAGAGTTTTCTCGCTTTACGCTCACTGAGAAAAATAGAggaagagaaaaataaataatacaataacaaaCTAAACATCAGATATTAATGTTTTAGCAATAGTtattttggtcccactttatattaggtggccttaactaaaaaaaataagtacaatgtacttattgggttcatattgaattgcaaaacacttttgctgctattgaggagGGATACGGgcaaggttagggacaggtttggtggagtgggtaggtttaagggtgggttaaggtgtaagggatgggtcaatagtgtaattataaatgtaattacagaaattaattacagatgtaattacatgcaggtgttttttaaaatataagtacaatgtaaaaacatgtatgtacacaataagtgcattgtatcaaatgattaatttaaa contains these protein-coding regions:
- the zgc:172136 gene encoding FERM domain-containing protein 6 isoform X3, producing MNEGLTGLERHEDNEYIFLDLEEKLAKYFPKEWKQDSGKGSQRRSIPPLLCLKVQYYVENGRLICERKARKLYYFDLRERVLRSECRQQEEVYFQLAGYALQADHSDHLSEGHSHGHAMYFQPKEYFPPWIIAKRGIDYLLCHGPKVHKELWGMSSRDAILLFIRESCRLEDVPVTFYRLQKDKKEEKGSALLGLTLRGMQVYQEVNNVRDLLYDFPWFHVGRLTFLGKKFEIQPDGLPSARKLVYYTGSAFRSRHLLLHLSSCHRLYLSLQPALKHLRQLEETEEKTRYRESYISDELDLDHPCSEGSPRLSRHSTSSSGIEADTRQHSVSVEMVSMEEKEKSFISAISHGFLHTSGIDTSCKARTDEDKWQEEDLQEMVKEPGEVSVDDPVDILRLAELLEGVSVDCPAIQSDNECKGLQMSSVTGNDPDVMKQVSNQKARNPVDRYSLSLDDVRLFSPLLPLGTASVPDTSVSYAFGLPHTTTSPCPDKSSFCAQRSTNCLSLDLLDDNQMLELVL
- the zgc:172136 gene encoding FERM domain-containing protein 6 isoform X2, coding for MSVPAKQERTVCVLLPTKETLDITVGLKATGQEVFQRVCELLGVKELHYFGLTLVKNNEYIFLDLEEKLAKYFPKEWKQDSGKGSQRRSIPPLLCLKVQYYVENGRLICERKARKLYYFDLRERVLRSECRQQEEVYFQLAGYALQADHSDHLSEGHSHGHAMYFQPKEYFPPWIIAKRGIDYLLCHGPKVHKELWGMSSRDAILLFIRESCRLEDVPVTFYRLQKDKKEEKGSALLGLTLRGMQVYQEVNNVRDLLYDFPWFHVGRLTFLGKKFEIQPDGLPSARKLVYYTGSAFRSRHLLLHLSSCHRLYLSLQPALKHLRQLEETEEKTRYRESYISDELDLDHPCSEGSPRLSRHSTSSSGIEADTRQHSVSVEMVSMEEKEKSFISAISHGFLHTSGIDTSCKARTDEDKWQEEDLQEMVKEPGEVSVDDPVDILRLAELLEGVSVDCPAIQSDNECKGLQMSSVTGNDPDVMKQVSNQKARNPVDRYSLSLDDVRLFSPLLPLGTASVPDTSVSYAFGLPHTTTSPCPDKSSFCAQRSTNCLSLDLLDDNQMLELVL
- the zgc:172136 gene encoding FERM domain-containing protein 6 isoform X1 yields the protein MSVPAKQERTVCVLLPTKETLDITVGLKATGQEVFQRVCELLGVKELHYFGLTLVKNNEYIFLDLEEKLAKYFPKEWKQDSGKQGSQRRSIPPLLCLKVQYYVENGRLICERKARKLYYFDLRERVLRSECRQQEEVYFQLAGYALQADHSDHLSEGHSHGHAMYFQPKEYFPPWIIAKRGIDYLLCHGPKVHKELWGMSSRDAILLFIRESCRLEDVPVTFYRLQKDKKEEKGSALLGLTLRGMQVYQEVNNVRDLLYDFPWFHVGRLTFLGKKFEIQPDGLPSARKLVYYTGSAFRSRHLLLHLSSCHRLYLSLQPALKHLRQLEETEEKTRYRESYISDELDLDHPCSEGSPRLSRHSTSSSGIEADTRQHSVSVEMVSMEEKEKSFISAISHGFLHTSGIDTSCKARTDEDKWQEEDLQEMVKEPGEVSVDDPVDILRLAELLEGVSVDCPAIQSDNECKGLQMSSVTGNDPDVMKQVSNQKARNPVDRYSLSLDDVRLFSPLLPLGTASVPDTSVSYAFGLPHTTTSPCPDKSSFCAQRSTNCLSLDLLDDNQMLELVL